Proteins from one Juglans microcarpa x Juglans regia isolate MS1-56 chromosome 6S, Jm3101_v1.0, whole genome shotgun sequence genomic window:
- the LOC121237026 gene encoding SNF2 domain-containing protein CLASSY 4-like — MIDYSLPIAKRTRQKQALIYKEYSEQKRKNEREENNGVTSYSSRRPSRGNRKKLLEDNTKGVCGSLRLGTNCRAETQTETVSVSDRSEEASVEEIHVNDSVERCRTESRDFVGRKSMGLKNEENSKTGFEGMNNVKEIMVDDSDEQMVVLREGVGLDWLNSNCSSLKLGVEGDEGVVCIEVDDGNGLRGKHVNECGSPHSSGKRDNDEMISSLKRKVESGCLIFSDRKSSGVTGRTQSRLGFLKRNEIEDGDDDRTWSRSGLLKRNEDGHGGVDAASDNSDGSKRNTDEDGDGNIVSDGLRRNVDEDGGDNVVSVDSDGFEISLKLESCDNFAALSSDSWAEEEEKEEDYEENENRGNHERVRPRGIDNGFKKRKYGLDMLLNSQNDKDSNINNDKGCCSVNPSKEFDCVAGRTRSHFTPKWGKKKMELGTLSRPFCLDEEEMESFSGHDDSDDSGDKREVGSDYENEDDLSDDESEDDLSDDETYLGVKKAVSTREKCKTNKGKLRMPTEGKCIRLVKSCDFMKILVDSMLEKGEFSLEELDCSRDVASRNESNPPVAETTLPLKFTFGIEESNPPEKSEDEKEMDELWAQLELALRASEIGSVDSAKVEDEDALPPEDDIDRATLCHLGNHRLILDEQVGLRCAFCSYVKMEIKYILPSFSTNSCGKLDRRDSGGAMNHSIFNEFGSQYSGCDSYSDCDTRAHAEGTVWDIVPGIKSSMYPHQRDGFEFIWKNIAGGIYVDKLENQTAFHGGNGCIISHAPGTGKTRLTIGFLQTYMEFYPSCRPIIVAPCSMLLTWEEEFHKWKFDIPFHNLNKSELSGKESRLTDYIVRQVGHLDQRDIRILKLYSWKMDRSILGISYKLFAQLTGEVERKGEVRLNTEHAQLRKVLLELPGLVVLDEGHIPRNSDSNILQALSNIKTEKRIILSGTPFQNNFDELYNTLCLARPQFANIRHKWGSLTSSIAKATDDRTRCEKLKKVRDMIEPFVHVHKGSILQEKLPGLRDSVVILQPAQLQKSLFDELCHHALTNHFKFEYYESLISVHPSLLLKCGEEKFPSDRVKLERLNPDAGVKTKFLMELIRLSEAMNEKVLVFSQYLDPLIFVMDQLKSHFNWTEGNEVLYMDGQLDVKQRQSSINVFNDPTSEVRVLLASIRACSEGINLVGASRVVLLDVVWNPSVERQAICRAHRLGQEKVVYVYHLIVFGTKEEEKYYRQVEKDWLSELVFSPSDRSGDQEKLPPTDLQDEILEEMVKHEKLEHIFEKIAYQQKESKLIETFTLLEKRPVI; from the exons ATGATAGACTATAGCTTGCCGATAGCGAAGAGAACTAGGCAAAAGCAAGCCCTAATTTACAAGGAGTACTCTGAGCAAAAGAGAAAGAACGAGAGGGAGGAGAATAATGGGGTTACCTCGTACAGTTCCCGCAGACCCAGTAGAGGTAATCGGAAGAAATTACTGGAGGATAATACTAAAGGGGTTTGTGGTTCTCTGAGATTAGGGACTAATTGTAGAGCGGAGACACAGACTGAGACTGTTTCTGTGTCTGATAGAAGTGAGGAGGCCAGTGTGGAAGAGATTCACGTGAATGATTCGGTTGAAAGATGCAGAACTGAATCGAGGGATTTTGTGGGTAGGAAGAGTATGGGGTTGAAGAATGAGGAAAACTCCAAGACAGGTTTTGAGGGAATGAACAATGTAAAGGAGATTATGGTGGATGATAGTGACGAACAGATGGTTGTTTTGCGTGAAGGGGTAGGTTTGGACTGGTTAAACTCGAATTGTTCAAGTTTGAAATTAGGGGTGGAGGGAGACGAAGGTGTTGTTTGCATTGAAGTTGACGATGGGAATGGTTTGAGAGGGAAACATGTGAATGAATGCGGTAGTCCACATTCCAGTGGCAAGAGGGATAACGATGAAATGATTTCATCGTTGAAAAGAAAGGTTGAGAGTGGTTGCTTAATTTTTTCTGACAGGAAGAGTAGCGGTGTGACGGGCAGGACTCAGTCACGGTTAGGATTTTTGAAAAGGAATGAAATTGAGGATGGTGATGATGACAGGACTTGGTCACGGTCAGGACTGTTGAAAAGGAATGAAGACGGGCATGGTGGTGTTGATGCTGCATCGGATAATTCAGATGGTTCGAAAAGGAATACGGACGAGGATGGTGATGGCAATATTGTCTCTGATGGATTGAGAAGGAATGTGGATGAGGATGGCGGGGATAATGTTGTTTCAGTTGATTCAGATGGGTTTGAGATATCGTTGAAATTGGAAAGCTGTGATAATTTTGCAGCATTGAGCTCGGATAGCTGGgctgaagaggaagagaaagaggaagattACGAGGAAAACGAGAATAGAGGAAATCATGAGAGGGTAAGGCCAAGGGGAATCGACAATGGattcaagaagagaaaatatGGGTTAGATATGTTGCTTAATTCTCAAAACGACAAAGATAGCAATATTAATAATGACAAAGGCTGCTGTTCTGTTAACCCCAGTAAAGAGTTCGATTGTGTGGCCGGAAGAACTCGTTCGCATTTTACCCCGAAATGgggaaagaagaaaatggagcTCGGAACTTTAAGTCGCCCTTTTTGTCTTGATGAGGAGGAAATGGAATCTTTTTCTGGGCatgatgacagtgatgataGTGGTGATAAAAGGGAAGTTGGGTCTGATTACGAGAATGAAGATGATTTGAGTGATGACGAGAGTGAAGATGATTTGAGTGATGACGAGACTTATCTCGGCGTTAAGAAAGCTGTGTCTACGAGAGAGAAGTGCAAGACTAACAAAGGCAAGCTGAGGATGCCCACCGAGGGAAAATGTATCCGTTTGGTAAAGAGTTGTGATTTTATGAAGATTCTTGTAGATTCCATGTTGGAGAAGGGAGAATTTTCTCTGGAAGAGTTGGATTGTTCTAGAGACGTAGCTTCCAGAAATGAAAGCAATCCACCAGTTGCCGAGACAACTCTACCACTGAAGTTCACTTTTGGAATTGAGGAGTCAAATCCACCAGAGAAATCAGAAGACGAGAAAGAAATGGATGAACTTTGGGCTCAGCTTGAGCTTGCTCTCAGAGCTAGTGAAATTGGTTCAGTCGATTCTGCTAAG gttgaagatgaagatgcCCTTCCTCCTGAAGATGACATTGATAGAGCTACCCTTTGTCACCTAGGGAATCATCGACTTATTCTTGATGAACAAGTTGGACTTAGATGTGCATTTTGCTCATATGTGAAAATGGAGATCAAGTATATTCTACCATCTTTT aGTACAAATTCTTGTGGAAAATTAGACAGGAGGGACTCTGGAGGGGCAATGAATCACTCCATCTTCAATGAGTTTGGTTCTCAATATTCTGGTTGTGATTCCTATTCTGACTGTGATACCCGAGCTCATGCTGAAGGCACAGTGTGGGACATCGTTCCTGGTATAAAAAGTAGTATGTATCCACACCAGCGTGatggttttgaatttatttggAAGAACATTGCTGGAGGAATTTACGTTGATAAGTTGGAAAACCAAACAGCATTTCATGGTGGAAATGGGTGTATTATTTCTCATGCACCTGGGACAGGGAAAACTCGTTTAACCATTGGTTTTCTCCAAACATACATGGAGTTCTATCCATCATGCAGGCCTATTATTGTTGCTCCTTGTAGCATGCTGCTGACATGGGAAGAGGAGTTTCATAAATGGAAGTTTGACATCCCTTTTCACAATCTGAACAAGTCGGAGTTGTCTGGCAAGGAAAGTAGGTTGACTGACTACATTGTGAGGCAAGTTGGACATCTTGACCAAAGAGATATCCGTATCTTGAAGTTATATTCTTGGAAAATGGATAGAAGCATTCTGGGGATAAGTTACAAACTGTTTGCTCAACTTACTGGAGAAGTTGAGAGAAAGGGTGAAGTAAGGCTAAATACTGAACATGCTCAGCTCAGGAAAGTCCTTCTTGAGCTTCCTGGTCTAGTTGTCCTTGATGAAGGACACATCCCGCGAAATTCCGACAGTAATATCCTTCAGGCattatcaaatataaaaacGGAAAAGCGCATTATTCTTTCAGGAACtccttttcaaaataatttcgATGAACTATATAATACTCTCTGCTTGGCGAGGCCACAGTTTGCAAACATAAGACATAAATGGGGATCTCTTACAAGTTCCATTGCCAAAGCCACTGATGATAGAACGAGATGTGAGAAACTGAAAAAGGTTAGAGATATGATCGAGCCATTTGTACATGTACACAAAGGTTCCATCCTACAAGAAAAACTTCCAGGGTTGAGGGACTCTGTGGTTATATTACAGCCAGCCCAACTGCAGAAGAGCCTTTTTGATGAACTCTGTCATCATGCTTTGACGAACCATTTTAAATTTGAGTACTACGAGTCGTTGATCTCTGTCCATCCTTCACTCTTGCTCAAATGTGGGGAAGAAAAGTTTCCTTCTGACAGGGTTAAGTTAGAAAGATTAAATCCTGACGCTGGCGTAAAAACAAAGTTTCTAATGGAACTCATCCGACTCAGTGAAGCAATGAATGAAAAAGTTTTGGTTTTCAGCCAATATCTTGACCCGTTGATCTTTGTAATGGACCAGCttaaatctcattttaattggaCTGAAGGGAATGAGGTGTTGTATATGGATGGACAGCTAGATGTAAAGCAGCGCCAGTCCTCAATTAACGTTTTCAATGATCCAACAAGTGAAGTAAGGGTGTTACTTGCATCAATTAGGGCTTGTTCTGAAGGTATAAATCTGGTTGGGGCTTCAAGGGTTGTTTTACTGGATGTCGTATGGAATCCATCAGTCGAAAGACAAGCTATATGCCGAGCACATAGGCTTGGGCAGGAAAAAGTAGTGTACGTCTACCATCTCATCGTCTTCGGGACAAAGGAAGAGGAGAAATATTATCGTCAAGTCGAGAAGGACTGGTTATCTGAGTTGGTATTCTCTCCTTCGGACAGGAGTGGTGATCAGGAGAAACTCCCACCTACAGACCTGCAGGATGAGATTTTGGAAGAGATGGTTAAACATGAGAAACTTGAACATATCTTTGAGAAGATAGCATACCAACAGAAAGAGTCTAAACTAATTGAGACATTTACCTTGTTGGAGAAGAGACCAGTTATATGA